In the Oncorhynchus nerka isolate Pitt River linkage group LG2, Oner_Uvic_2.0, whole genome shotgun sequence genome, one interval contains:
- the slc6a22.2 gene encoding solute carrier family 6 member 22, tandem duplicate 2, with the protein MSGHCNRLSKAEMERTYETEVKLKLMSSGAKTNVEHPEPKPQDRGKWGSKTEFLLAAAGHIVGLGNVWRFPYLCYKNGGGVFFVPYILFLFTCGIPLFFLETSLGQYTSQGGITCWRKICPLFEGLGYGSQVVVLYTGVYYIIILAWAFLYLFSSFSLELPWASCKNSWNTDNCFEPGQNSTISDHSHGNTTSSVIEFWERRILGLSGGIEEIGSVRWDLALCLLLSWIICYFCVWKGVKSTGKVVYFTATFPYVMLLVLLVRGLTLPGAIDGIKFYLYPDPARLADPQVWMDAGSQIFYSYGVCTGVLTSLGSYNKYNNNCYRDCVYLCLLNSVTSFVAGFAIFSVLGFMAYEQGIDISMVAESGPGLVFIAYPRAVAMMPVPQLWAIFFYIMILLLGLDSQFVYHEAVVTSISDMYPSFFHVGHLRKKLLLLGISVCSFLVGLLMVTEGGLYVFQLFDYYACSGMTLLVFASLQAVCVGWCYGAERLYDNIEDMIGYRPWPFMKYCWMYITPVICIGTLVFSLVKYTPLKFNNTYEYPWWGYAIGGFFTLSSTLLVPFWMLYKMSVTAGSLRQRMKVLTSPAEDLPKPMSQKEALNPSEVFQMFTELCTLRTPNQTPTVASSQLSAAPAQTVPINTLNLET; encoded by the exons ATGTCAGGACACTGTAATAGACTTTCAAAGGCTGAAATGGAGCGCACATATGAGACAGAGGTGAAGCTGAAGTTGATGAGTTCAGGAGCCAAGACGAACGTGGAACACCCTGAACCCAAGCCCCAGGACAGGGGAAAGTGGGGCAGCAAAACGGAGTTCTTATTGGCAGCAGCTGGACACATTGTCGGTCTGGGAAATGTATGGAGGTTCCCCTACCTGTGCTATAAAAATGGAGGAG GGGTTTTCTTTGTCCCCTATATTTTGTTCCTGTTCACCTGCGGTATTCCCCTCTTCTTCCTGGAGACATCATTGGGCCAGTACACTAGTCAGGGTGGAATCACTTGCTGGAGGAAAATCTGTCCACTCTTTGAAG GCCTGGGCTATGGAAGCCAAGTGGTGGTTTTGTACACTGGAGTGTATTACATCATCATTCTGGCTTGGGCGTTCCTatacctcttctcttccttcaGTTTAGAACTCCCATGGGCCAGTTGTAAAAACAGTTGGAACACAG ACAACTGCTTTGAGCCTGGCCAGAACAGCACAATTTCTGACCATTCTCATGGGaacactacatcctcagtcatagAATTTTGGGA GAGAAGAATATTGGGCTTGTCTGGGGGAATTGAAGAGATTGGGAGTGTTCGCTGGGACCTAGCTCTGTGTCTTCTGCTGTCCTGGATTATCTGTTATTTCTGTGTCTGGAAAGGAGTGAAGTCTACTGGGAAG GTGGTCTATTTCACTGCCACCTTCCCCTATGTGATGCTGTTGGTATTGCTAGTTCGTGGACTCACACTGCCAGGGGCCATAGATGGCATCAAGTTCtacctctacccagacccagcccGCCTCGCTGACCCACAG GTATGGATGGATGCTGGAAGCCAGATATTTTACTCCTATGGAGTTTGTACAGGGGTTTTGACATCTTTAGGCAGCTACAACAAGTACAATAACAACTGCTACAG GGACTGTGTGTATCTTTGTCTACTAAACAGTGTGACTAGCTTTGTGGCTGGTTTTGCCATTTTCTCTGTACTGGGCTTCATGGCTTATGAACAGGGCATAGACATCTCAATGGTGGCTGAATCAG GTCCTGGCCTGGTGTTCATCGCCTACCCTCGTGCTGTGGCCATGATGCCAGTACCCCAACTTTGGGCCATCTTCTTCTACATCATGATCCTCCTACTGGGGTTAGACAGTCAG TTTGTATATCACGAGGCTGTGGTCACATCGATCTCAGACATGTACCCCTCTTTCTTCCACGTGGGCCATCTGCGGAAAAAACTTCTCCTGCTTGGCATCAGTGTGTGCAGCTTCCTGGTTGGCCTGCTAATGGTCACAGAG ggtggccTGTATGTGTTTCAGCTGTTTGATTACTATGCCTGCAGTGGGATGACACTCCTGGTCTTTGCTAGTCTCCAGGCCGTCTGTGTTGGGTGGTGTTATG GTGCGGAACGGCTGTATGATAATATTGAGGACATGATTGGCTATCGTCCTTGGCCATTCATGAAGTACTGTTGGATGTACATCACACCTGTCATATGCATA GGTACGCTTGTCTTCTCCCTGGTCAAGTATACCCCCCTCAAGTTCAACAACACTTATGAGTACCCCTGGTGGGGCTACGCCATTGGTGGATTCTTCACTCTCTCCTCGACGTTACTGGTACCTTTCTGGATGCTGTACAAGATGAGTGTCACCGCTGGTTCACTGCGGCAG AGAATGAAAGTGTTAACCAGTCCAGCAGAGGATCTACCCAAACCCATGTCACAGAAGGAGGCCCTCAACCCCTCAGAAGTGTTTCAGATGTTCACAGAACTTTGCACATTACGGACACCAAACCAAACCCCTACAGTCGCCAGCTCCCAGCTGAGTGCAGCACCAGCACAGACAGTGCCCATAAACACCTTGAACTTGGAAACTTAA